The Glycine soja cultivar W05 chromosome 3, ASM419377v2, whole genome shotgun sequence genome window below encodes:
- the LOC114406077 gene encoding receptor protein kinase-like protein ZAR1, producing MTLSSFLYIVFIFHFFFTSPSLSLSSDGLALLALKSAVDEPSAAAFSDWNNGDPTPCAWSGIACANVSGEGEPRVVGISLAGKSLSGYLPSELGTLRFLRRLNLHDNAFSGVLPAQLSNATALHSLFLHGNNLSGAIPSSLCTLPRLQNLDLSENAFSGHIPEHLRNCKNLQRLVLAGNKFSGEIPAGVWPDLQNLLQLDLSDNEFTGSIPSEIGTLISLSGTLNLSFNHLSGKIPSSLGKLPATVIFDLKNNNLSGEIPQTGSFSNQGPTAFLGNPDVCGFPLRKSCSGSDRNFSSGSDQNKPDNGNRSKGLSPGLIILISAADAAVVALIGLVIVYIYWKRKDDENACSCIRKRSFGEEKGNMCVCGGLSCFGGVKSDDDDEEFEGGEGEGELVRIDKGLSFELDELLRASAYVLGKSGLGIVYKVVLGNGVPVAVRRLGEGGEQRYKEFAAEVMAIGKVKHPNVVRLRAYYWAHDEKLLISDFISNGNLAHALRGRNGQPSTNLSWSTRLRIAKGTARGLAYLHECSPRKFVHGDIKPSNILLDNDFQPYISDFGLNRLISITGNNPSTGGFMGGALPYMNSSQNERTNNYKAPEARVPGCRTTQKWDVYSFGVVLLEILTGRSPESSPTTSTSMEVPDLVRWVRKGFDQESPLSEMVDPSLLQEVRVKKEVLAVFHVALSCTEEDPEARPRMKTVCENLDKIGT from the exons ATGACACTTTCTTCGTTTTTGTATATTGTTTTCatatttcatttcttcttcACATCCCCCTCACTCTCTTTGTCTTCCGATGGGCTCGCGCTTCTCGCGCTAAAGTCCGCCGTGGACGAGCCCTCCGCCGCAGCTTTCTCCGACTGGAACAACGGCGACCCCACGCCTTGTGCCTGGTCGGGGATCGCCTGCGCCAATGTCTCCGGCGAGGGGGAGCCGCGAGTTGTCGGAATTTCCCTCGCCGGAAAATCGCTCTCTGGCTACCTCCCCTCGGAGCTCGGCACGCTGCGGTTCCTCCGGCGACTCAACCTCCACGACAACGCCTTCTCTGGCGTCCTCCCGGCGCAGCTCTCCAACGCCACCGCGCTCCACAGCCTCTTCCTTCACGGAAACAACCTCTCCGGCGCAATCCCCTCCTCCCTCTGCACCCTCCCCCGCCTCCAGAACCTTGACCTCTCCGAAAACGCCTTCTCCGGCCACATCCCGGAGCACCTCAGAAACTGCAAGAACCTCCAGCGCCTCGTCCTCGCCGGCAACAAATTCTCCGGCGAGATTCCGGCCGGCGTGTGGCCGGACCTGCAAAACCTCCTCCAACTCGACCTCTCCGATAACGAGTTTACAGGCTCAATCCCCAGCGAAATCGGAACCCTAATTTCCCTCTCCGGCACGCTGAACCTCTCCTTCAACCACCTCTCCGGTAAAATTCCGTCTTCGTTGGGAAAATTACCGGCAACAGTGATCTTTGACCTCAAAAACAATAACCTCAGCGGCGAGATTCCCCAGACGGGGTCGTTTTCCAACCAGGGCCCCACCGCGTTCCTCGGAAACCCAGACGTATGTGGGTTTCCACTCAGGAAATCGTGTTCTGGTTCGGACCGAAATTTTTCTTCCGGTTCGGACCAGAACAAACCGGACAACGGTAACCGGTCCAAGGGGCTGAGTCCGGGGCTAATTATTTTAATCTCGGCAGCTGATGCTGCTGTGGTGGCCTTGATTGGTCTTGTGATTGTTTACATTTATTGGAAGAGAAAGGATGATGAGAATGCTTGTAGTTGCATTAGGAAGAGGAGTTTTGGTGAAGAGAAAGGgaacatgtgtgtgtgtggtgggTTATCATGTTTTGGTGGGGTGAagagtgatgatgatgatgaagagttTGAAGGTGGTGAGGGTGAAGGGGAATTAGTGAGGATTGATAAGGGTTTGAGTTTTGAGCTTGATGAGTTGTTGAGGGCTTCAGCTTATGTGTTGGGGAAGAGTGGATTGGGGATTGTGTATAAGGTGGTGTTGGGGAATGGGGTTCCTGTGGCTGTGAGGAGGTTGGGGGAGGGTGGGGAACAGAGGTATAAGGAGTTTGCTGCTGAGGTTATGGCCATTGGGAAGGTCAAGCACCCTAATGTTGTGAGGTTGAGGGCTTACTATTGGGCACATGATGAGAAGCTTCTCATCAGTGATTTCATCTCCAATGGCAATTTGGCTCATGCCCTTAGAG GGAGAAATGGCCAACCATCTACAAATCTTTCATGGTCCACCAGGCTGAGAATCGCCAAAGGAACAGCGAGGGGCCTGGCCTATCTCCACGAATGCAGTCCAAGAAAATTCGTCCATGGCGACATCAAGCCCTCCAACATCCTGCTAGACAACGACTTTCAACCCTACATATCCGATTTTGGCCTCAACCGTCTAATCAGCATCACCGGCAACAACCCCTCCACCGGTGGATTCATGGGTGGAGCTCTTCCTTACATGAACTCATCACAGAATGAGAGAACCAACAATTACAAAGCCCCCGAGGCTCGAGTCCCTGGCTGCAGAACCACCCAGAAATGGGATGTGTATTCGTTTGGAGTTGTCCTGCTTGAAATACTAACTGGGAGGTCACCAGAGTCATCTCCCACCACATCAACTTCCATGGAAGTCCCTGACTTGGTAAGGTGGGTTAGAAAAGGATTCGATCAAGAAAGCCCATTATCCGAAATGGTTGATCCATCTCTGCTCCAAGAAGTGCGCGTCAAGAAAGAGGTTCTGGCTGTGTTTCATGTTGCACTGTCTTGCACTGAGGAAGATCCAGAGGCTCGGCCTAGGATGAAAACTGTCTGCGAAAATCTTGATAAGATTGGAACGTAA